A window of bacterium genomic DNA:
CCCAGAACGCGCACCCGTAACACACCCAGCAAGACAGAGCGCACCTTGGCTCATACACGAGCGGTGCGTCGCCTTTGCCTCTGGCCCCGCTGAATCCATTCGCGGGACACTACCAGGCTATTCGAATGTGCGTTCCTTCAAGCTTCCAGAGCGCTGCGTGACGAACGAGAGGGACCCTTACCAGCGGCAGTGGGCGAACGCACGGTTCGCTTCAGCCATACGGTGAGTGTCTTCGCGCTTCTTGATAGACGGTCCTTCGTTCTTGCTCGCCATCAACAACTCGGCGGCCAGCCTGTCGGCGAAAGTCTGCTCGGGCCGGGTCCGGGCAAACGAAATCAGCCAGCGCATGGCCAGCTGCGTCCGTCGCTCGGCCCGGATCTCGACGGGCACCTGGTAGGTGGCACCACCGATACGCCGGGACTTCACTTCGACGCTGGGCTTCACGTTGTTCAGAGCCGACCGGAAGACGTCCACGCCTTCCTGGCCGCTCTTGTCCTTGATCTGGTCCAGGGCGCGGTAGAACGCCGCTTCCGAGACACTGCGCTTGCCATCGCTCATGCAGTAGTTGATGAACTTGGTCACCATCACGTCGCCGTAACGGGGATCCGGGGCCAGTGCACGCTTCTCGGGTGACCTGCGTCGCGACATTACTCTCTGCTCCCTGACTTCTGGCGCCTGCCCGGCCCTTCACGGGCGAGCGGCGCAACACGACCCGATCCACCGGGGACCGGGTCGAAGGACTACTTCTTGATCTTGGGGCGCTTCGCGCCGTACTTCGAGCGGCCCTGACGCCGCTTGTCGACCCCGGAGGCGTCCTGGGTGCCGCGCACGATATGGTAGCGCACACCAGGCAGATCCTTCACGCGGCCGCCACGCACCAGCACGATGCTGTGCTCCTGCAGGTTGTGGCCTTCACCGGGAATGTAAGCGGTCACTTCGATGCCGTTCGTCAGCCGGACACGGGCGATCTTACGCAGCGCCGAGTTGGGCTTCTTCGGCGTCTGGGTGTACACACGCGTGCAGACACCCTTGCGCTGCGGACACGCCTGCAGTGCCGGGCACTTCTTCTTCTTGGTCTGAAGCTTGCGGCCCTTGCGGACCAGCTGACTGAGTGTCGGCAATTCGGAACTCCCGCCATGGCCCGGCCGTAGCCGGGCTCCAGTTCATATTTCGATCCGGCACGTAGAATCCGGTACGTAGAGTAGATCCGTTTCTACGGCAATCAAACACAACGGCAGCCCTGCGCGGCCTTTGCGGCCAATGCGGTTGCGGTCATGGATCGGGAACATTAGCCGGGCGACATTTGCTTGTCAAGGATTTACCCGGGAAAAATGGCGTTTGGCGGCCCCGGCAAAGGTGTCCGGCCCTGCCGGCAACCTGCGCCGCCGGTTCCGGCGTCCTGCGGCCGCTCCTGAGGCCATGGCCACGCGCCCGCAAGACGCCGGCGCCCCGCCGGCGTGGGCCGGAGGCGTCGCTTTTGACGATTGCAGCGGCTTTTTCAGGCCAGGGTTGCCGCCCGAACCCCGCCGGGACCTGCCGTCCCGGATCCCCGCCACGCGGCCCGGACCTTGCTAACTGCCTGTTGATCCAGCCAACTGGCCACCCCGCCCTCGAGAAAACCAGGTGCCGCATGCGGAACGGAACACTCAAGCTCGGTTTCGGTCTCGTCCTCGGTCTGCTGTGGGGGCTGCAGGCGGTGGCGACCGCCCTCAGCCTGTCCGGCAGGAGCGGGGCGGCGGCGGCGACCGGCCTGGCGGCACTGGTGGCCGGGGGCGCAGCGGCTCTGTGGTTCGGGCGCGGGGCCGGTCGGTCCCTGCACGCCCATGCTGCCGGCCTGCTCGACGAGGCGCACGGCATGGCGGAAGCTGCGGCGTGCCTGGCTGCCGAGAACGGGGACCTGGCGGACCATGCGGGCCGCCAGGCGGCCGCGGCCCAGCACAGCGCCACCGCCCTGCAGCAGGTGACGGCCGCCACCGAACGCAATGCCACCGCGGCCAGCCAGGCCCGCCGCACCACGGCAGAGCTGCGCCAGGCCACCGACGCCGGCAGCGCCGCCATGTCACGCCTGGAGACCGCCATTGCCGACATCCGGACCGCCAGCGGCGAGACGGCCAGGATCATCCGCACCATCGATGAGATCGCCTTCCAGACCAATCTGCTGGCCCTGAACGCGGCGGTCGAGGCCGCCCGCGCCGGTAACGCAGGGCGCGGGTTCGCCGTCGTCGCCGAAGAGGTCCGCGCCCTGGCCCTGCGCAGCGCCGAGGCGGCGCGCGGCACGACCCGCCTTATCGAGGATTCCCAGGCCAGCGCCGCCGCCGGGGTCGGCACCGCGTCCGAAGTCTCGGGCGCGCTCGGGCGCATCGTCGCCGGCATCGCCCAGGTGGACGGCCTGGTTGCCGCGGTGGCCGAAGCGACCACCGGGCAGGCGCGCGGGGTGACCGAGGTGACGGCCGCCATCGACGAACTGAGCGCCTCGACCCGGGCCACGGCGCAGGCGAGCGACGCGGCCGCTGCACAGGCCGGGGAACTGGCCGCGCAGGCCGGGGAACTGTGCGACCTGGCCGGGTCGCTGGAAGGGCTGATCGGCGTGGCGCCGGCGGCTGCACCGGCACGGTCCCGCGCGCCGGCAGGTTCACGCACGCCGGCACGGAGGCCTGCCGGTGTCGCCACTAAACGCACGCTTCCGCGTGCTGCCGTGGCCCACCCGAACGTGCGCACGCGGCCTGCGGGTCCAGCGCGCAGGCTCAGGGACGAATACCGGCTCGAGAGCGACGCCCTGGCCGAGGTCTGACCGGAGCCGCCGCCCCCACCTGCAGCCATGAAGAAGGGCTGCCACCGCGAAGGTGGCAGCCCTTGTCCGTTGCGGACCGATGGTGCGCGCCCGGGCTACTCGCCCGCGCCCGCCTCCAGTTCGGCCTCCATCTGCAGCGCCATCTCGGCCGCGGCCGCCTGGGCCAGCTCGTGGTCGTGGATGCCGCGGATGATGCGATCATCCTCCTCGGCGGGCTCCTGCACCGTCAGGTGCTTGAAGTCGACGAGGCCGGTGCCCGCCGAGATCAGGTGGCCCATGATCACGTTCTCCTTCAGGCTGCGCAGTTCGTCACGCTTGCCGCGCGTGGCGGCGTCGGTCAGCACCCGGGTGGTCTCCTGGAAGCTGGCCGCGCTGATGAAGGAGTCGGTCGTCAGGCTCGCCTTGGTGATGCCCAGCAGCAGCGGTTCGAACACGACCTGCTCCAGCTCGGGCTCGCCCTTGGCGCGCAGTTCGAGGTTCTTCCGCGCCGTCTTCTTGTTGTACTCCTCCACGTCCTGCTTGGAGACCTGCTCGTCCTCGAGGAACGGCGAGTCGCCCGGATTCAGGATGAGCACCTTCCGCAGCATGCGCGAAACGATGATCTCGATGTGCTTGTCGTTGATCTTCACACCCTGCAGGCGGTAGACCTCCTGCACGGCGTTCACCAGGTACTTCTGCACCTCGGCCACGCCCTTGATGGACAGGATATCCATCGGGTTGATCGGGCCTTCGGTCAGCCGGTCGCCGGCCAGCACATGCTCACCCTCGTAGGTGCGCACGTGGCGGCCGTGCGGGATGGTGTATTCCTTCTCCACCCCGTGCTCGCCCACGACGGCGATCTTGCGCTGGCCGCGCGTGGTACCCCGGAACTCGACGATGCCGTCGATCTCCGTCACCGTCGCGCAGTCGCGCGGCTTGCGGGCCTCGAACAGCTCGGCCACGCGCGGCAGGCCGCCCGTGATATCGCCGGACTGCGAGACTTCGCGCGGGATCTTGGCCAGCTGCGTACCGGAGCCCACCGTCTCGCCGTCCTGCACCAGCAGGAAGGCGCCGGTCGGCAGGATGTACTCGGCCATCTTCTTGCCGGTCTTGGCGTTCATGACCTGGATCGCCGGGTGCACGCTCTTGTCGGCGCTCTCCACGATGACCGGCTGCTTCATGCGGGTCTTCTCGTCCAGGTCGACGCTGAGGGTCAGGCCCTCGACGATACCGCTGTACGAGACGATACCCTGGCTCTCCGAGAGGATGAAGTCGGCGAACGGATCCCACTCGAAGATGGGGTCGCCGACCTTGACCTTCTCGCCGTCCTTGACGCGCACCACGGCGCCGTAGGGCACCGTCATCTGGCTGCGCGTGATGCCCGTGTCGAGCACCAGGGCGATCTCGCCCTTGCGGCCGATCGAGACATGCTCACCACTGTCGTTCTTGACCAGGACGACTTCGTCGTTGAACACGATCTTGCCGTTGGCCGCAGCCTGCTTGACGGTCTGCTCGACGATACGGCTGGCCGTACCACCGATGTGGAACGTCCGCAGCGTCAGCTGCGTGCCGGGCTCGCCGATGGACTGCGCCGCGATGACGCCGACCGGCTCGCCGATGTCGACGAGCTTGTTCTCCGACAGGTGGTAGCCGTAGCACAGGGCGCAGATGCCGTGGCGGGACTCGCAGGAGAGCACCGACCGCATCAGCACGCTCTGGATCCCGGACTCCTCGATCAGGTTGGCAAGGTCGCGGTTGATGACCGCGCCCGCCTCGGCGATCAGGGCGCCGGCGCCGTCGATGATGTCCTCGGCGGCGGTACGGCCGACGATGCGCTCGGCCAGGCCCTCGATCGTCTTCTCGCCTTCCTTCAGCGCCGAGATCTCGACACCGCGCAGCGTGCCGCAATCGGGCGTCGTGACGACGATATCCTGGGCCACGTCGACCAGGCGGCGCGTCAGGTAACCGGCGTCGGCGGTCTTGAGCGCCGTGTCGGCCAGGCCCTTGCGGGCGCCGTGCGTCGAGATGAAGTACTCCAGCATCGTCAGGCCCTCGCGGAAGTTCGCGATGATGGGCTGCTCGATGATTTCACCGAAGCCACCGGTGATCTTCTTCTGCGGCTTCGCCATCAGTCCGCGCATGCCGGCCAGCTGCTTGATCTGGTCGGCCGAGCCTCGCGCACCGGAGGCGTTCATCATGTACACCGCATTGAAGCCCTGGTCGTCGGTGCTCAAGTGCTCGAACATGCGGTCGCGGACCTCGTTGGTCACCTGCGTCCACTTGTCGATCACCTTGTTGTAACGCTCGCGGTTCGTGATCACGCCGTCGCGGTGATCACGCACGTAGCCGTCGACGATCTTCTGCGCCGCGGCGATGATCTCGCCCTTCTCGGGCGGGATGATGATGTCGTCGATGCCGATCGAGATGCCGCCCTCGGTCGCGTGGTGGAAGCCCAGCTCCTTGAGGTTGTCCAGGAAGTTCATGCACGCGGTCGTGCCCAGGCGCTGGTGCACCTCGCCGACGATCCGCGCCAGGTCCTTCTTGTTGACCGGCTTGTTCACGTAGTCCAGCTCGGTCGGCAGGATCTCGTTGAACATGACCCGGCCGATGGTCGTCTCGATGGTGCCGCGCTTGCCGCCGAAGCGGATCTTCACCAGCGCGTGCTTGTCGATCAGCTTGGCCTCGTAGGCCGAGTGCACGTCCGCCACATCGGCGAACAGCTTGCCCTCGCCCTTGGCGCCCGGGCGCACCATGGTCAGGTAGTAGCAGCCCAGCACCATGTCCTGGCTGGGCGAGGCCACCGGTTCACCGCTCGCCGGCGAGAGGATGTTCAGCGGCGACAGCATCAGCAGGCGCGCCTCGAGCTGGGCTTCGTAGCCCAGCGGCACGTGCACGGCCATCTGGTCACCGTCGAAGTCGGCGTTGAACGCCGTACAGACCAGCGGGTGGATGCGGATGGCCTTGCCCTCGATCAGCACCGGCTCGAAGGCCTGGATACCCAGGCGGTGCAGCGTCGGGGCGCGGTTCAGCAGCACCGGGTGGTCCTTGATGATCTCCTCGAGGATGTCCCAGACCTCGGGGCGCTCCTGCTCGACGAGCTTCTTGGCGCTCTTGACGGTCTGGACGTAGCCCTTCTCCTCCAGCATGCGGATGATGAAGGGCTTGAACAGCTCGAGGGCCATGCTCTTGGGCAGGCCGCACTGGTACAGCTTCAGCTCGGGACCGACGACGATCACCGAACGGCCGGAATAGTCGACGCGCTTGCCCAGCAGGTTCTGCCGGAAACGGCCCTTCTTGCCCTTGATCATGTCCGAGAGCGACTTCAGGGGCCGGTTGCCCTGGCCCTTGACCGCGCGCGAGCGGCGGCCGTTGTCGAACAGGGCGTCGACGGCCTCCTGCAGCATGCGCTTCTCGTTGCGCAGGATCACGCCCGGCGCCTTGATCTCGATCAGCTTCTTCAACCGGTTGTTCCGGTTGATGACGCGACGGTAGAGGTCATTGAGGTCCGAGGTCGCGAACCGGCCGCCGTCCAGGGGCACGAGCGGGCGCAGGTCCGGCGGCAGCACGGGCACGCAATCGAGGATCATCCACTCGGGCTTGTTCTCGCTCTGGATGAACGCGTCGATGATCTTCAGGCGCTTGAGCATCGCCTTCTTGCGCTGCACCGACGTCTCGGTCTTCACCTCGGCGCGCAGCTGGCGGTTCAGCTCTTCCAGGTTCGGGCCGGCCAGCAGCTTGCGGATGGCCTCGGCGCCCGTTTCCATGGTGCAGTTCCAGTCGGGGTGCTCTTCCTTGTGCTCCCACCATTCCTCGTCGCTCAGCACGTCGCCGATCTGCAGCTCGGTGTTACCCGGGTTGATGACGACGCTCGACTCGTAGTACAGGATCCGCTCGAGGTCCTTCACCTTCATCGACAGCAGCTGGCCGATGCGGCTGGGCAGGCCCTTGAAGAACCAGATGTGGGCGATGGGCACGGCCAGCTCGATGTGGCCCAGCCGCTCGCGGCGCACCTTCGACTGCGTCACTTCCACGCCGCACTTGTCGCAGACCATGCCCCGGAAGCGGATGCGCTTGTACTTGCCGCAATTGCATTCCCAGTCCTTCACGGGACCGAAGATGCGCTCGCAGAACAAGCCGTCCTTCTCGGGCTTGAATGTGCGGTAGTTGATCGTCTCCGGCTTGGTGACCTCGCCATAGCTCCAGGCGCGGATCTTGTCCGGGGACGCCAGCTGGATCTTGATCGCGCTGCAGTCCGCGCTCTTGCGGTTCTCTTCACGGAAAGTCTGGCCGAGCATGTATCTTCCTCCTGGCCGCCCCGTGGGGGCCGGCCGGAATCACGGACCTTTACTGCGGGCTGGAAGGTGGCGCCCCTTCGGCGGCCACCCCCACGGCGTCCCCTAGACCGCGTCCTCGAGCGTCACGTCGAGGCACAGGCTCTGCAGCTCGCGCATCAACACGTTGAACGACTCGGGGATGCCCGGCTCGGGCGGATTCTCGCCCTTGACGATCGCCTCGTAGATGCGCGAACGACCGGTCACGTCGTCGGACTTGACCGTCAGCATCTCCTGCAGGCAGTTCGCCGCGCCGTAGGCCTCGAGGGCCCAGACTTCCATTTCTCCGAAGCGCTGTCCGCCGAACTGCGCCTTGCCACCCAGCGGCTGCTGGGTGACCAGGCTGTACGGCCCGATCGACCGGGCGTGAATCTTCTCTTCGACCAGGTGATGCAGCTTCAGGATGTACATGATCCCGACCGTCACCTGCTTGTCGAACCGCTCGCCCGTGCGACCATCGTAGAGCGTGCTCTTGCCGCTCGGGTCGAGGCCTTCCTCGACCAGGCCGGCCTTGATCTCCTCGATCGACGCGCCGTCGAACACCGGGGTCATGGCGCGGATGCCCTTGGCGAACGCCGCGTAGCCCAGGTGCGTCTCGAGGATCTGCCCGAGGTTCATACGGCTGGGCACGCCCAGCGGGTTCAGCACGATGTCCATCGGCGTGCCGTCGGCCAGGTAGGGCATGTCCTCCTCGGCCATGATCTTCGACACGACGCCCTTGTTGCCGTGGCGGCCGGCCATCTTGTCGCCGACCGACAGCTTGCGCTTACGGGCAACGTAGACCTTGACCAGCTTGACCACGCCGGGCGGCAGCTCGTCGCCGCGCAGGGCACGCTCGACGTTCTTCTCGTACTCGACATCGATGCGCTCGCGCTCGCGCGCGGCCGCCTCGAACACCGAGCGGATGCGGGCATCCTGCTTCTCGTCCTTGACCAGCGGCAGGCCCCAGTGGATGGTCGCGAGGTCCATCTCCTCGATGACCTGCCCGGTCAGCTTGCGCCCGGACTTGACCAGCACCTCGCCCGTGTTGGCGTCGATGATGTGGTGCGCGGTCTCGCCGTTGAACAGCTCGCGCAGGCGCTCCTCGGCCACGGCGTTGACCTTGCCGCGGTCGCGGTCGCGCCGGCGCCGCAGCGCATCCATCTGGCGCTTCTCTTCCTTCTTGGAGCGGGTGTTGCGGTCCTGGCGGCTGAACACGCTCACGTCGACCACGATCCCGTCCATGCCCGGGGGCGCCTTCAGCGAGGCGTCCTTCACGTCGCCCGCCTTCTCGCCGAAGATGGCCCGCAGCAGCTTCTCTTCCGGGCTCAGCTCGGTCTCGCCCTTGGGCGTGACCTTGCCGACCATGATGTCGCCCGGACGCACGCGCGCGCCGGGATAGATGACGCCGTCCTCGTCGAGGTTCTTCAGCGCCTCTTCACCCACGTTCGGGATCTCGCGGGTCACTTCCTCGACGCCGCGCTTGGTGTCGCGGACCTGCAGCTCGAATTCCTCGATGTGCAGCGAGGTGAAGGTGTCCTCCTTCACCGCGCGCTCGGACACCAGGATGGCGTCCTCGAAGTTGTAGCCGCCCCAGGGCATGAACGCGACCAGCAGGTTGCGGCCCAGGGCCAGCTCGCCCTGGCTCGTGCTCGGGCCGTCGGCGATCGGCTGTCCGGCCGTCACGCGATCGCCCGGGCGCACCAGGGGCTTCTGGTTGTAGCAGGTGTCCTGGTTCGAGCGCCGGAACTTCCGCAGCTTGTACTCGACCACGCCGTTGGCGTCGAAGAAGCTGCCCGAGCGCACCTGGTCCGGGTCGTCGTACTTGATGACGATGGCGTCGGCGGTGGCCGCCTCGACCACGCCCGCCGACTCGGCCACCACGACGGCGCCCGAATCGATGGCCACCTTCTTCTCCATGCCCGTGCCGACGATCGGCGCGTCCGTCCGCAGCAGCGGCACGGCCTGGCGCTGCATGTTGCAGCCCATCAGCGCGCGGTTGGCGTCGTCATGCTCGAGGAACGGGATCAGCGAGGCCGCCGCCGAAACGATCTGCTTCGGCGAGACGTCCATGTAGTCCAGCTCTTCGGGCTTGGCCATCGGGTACTCGCCCCGGAACCGCGCCAGCACGCGCTTGGCCACGAAATGGCCGTTGTCGTCCATGTCGGCGTTGGCCTGCGCGATGGTGACCGTGTCCTCCTGGTCGGCGGTCAGGTACTCCGTCTTGAGGGTGACGAGGCCCTTCTCCACGCGCCGGTACGGCGACTCGATGAAGCCGAAGCTGTTGATCCGCGCGTGCGTGGCCAAGCTGGCGATCAGGCCGATGTTCGGGCCTTCCGGCGTCTCGACCG
This region includes:
- the rpsG gene encoding 30S ribosomal protein S7; amino-acid sequence: MSRRRSPEKRALAPDPRYGDVMVTKFINYCMSDGKRSVSEAAFYRALDQIKDKSGQEGVDVFRSALNNVKPSVEVKSRRIGGATYQVPVEIRAERRTQLAMRWLISFARTRPEQTFADRLAAELLMASKNEGPSIKKREDTHRMAEANRAFAHCRW
- a CDS encoding 30S ribosomal protein S12, which gives rise to MPTLSQLVRKGRKLQTKKKKCPALQACPQRKGVCTRVYTQTPKKPNSALRKIARVRLTNGIEVTAYIPGEGHNLQEHSIVLVRGGRVKDLPGVRYHIVRGTQDASGVDKRRQGRSKYGAKRPKIKK
- the rpoC gene encoding DNA-directed RNA polymerase subunit beta', with translation MLGQTFREENRKSADCSAIKIQLASPDKIRAWSYGEVTKPETINYRTFKPEKDGLFCERIFGPVKDWECNCGKYKRIRFRGMVCDKCGVEVTQSKVRRERLGHIELAVPIAHIWFFKGLPSRIGQLLSMKVKDLERILYYESSVVINPGNTELQIGDVLSDEEWWEHKEEHPDWNCTMETGAEAIRKLLAGPNLEELNRQLRAEVKTETSVQRKKAMLKRLKIIDAFIQSENKPEWMILDCVPVLPPDLRPLVPLDGGRFATSDLNDLYRRVINRNNRLKKLIEIKAPGVILRNEKRMLQEAVDALFDNGRRSRAVKGQGNRPLKSLSDMIKGKKGRFRQNLLGKRVDYSGRSVIVVGPELKLYQCGLPKSMALELFKPFIIRMLEEKGYVQTVKSAKKLVEQERPEVWDILEEIIKDHPVLLNRAPTLHRLGIQAFEPVLIEGKAIRIHPLVCTAFNADFDGDQMAVHVPLGYEAQLEARLLMLSPLNILSPASGEPVASPSQDMVLGCYYLTMVRPGAKGEGKLFADVADVHSAYEAKLIDKHALVKIRFGGKRGTIETTIGRVMFNEILPTELDYVNKPVNKKDLARIVGEVHQRLGTTACMNFLDNLKELGFHHATEGGISIGIDDIIIPPEKGEIIAAAQKIVDGYVRDHRDGVITNRERYNKVIDKWTQVTNEVRDRMFEHLSTDDQGFNAVYMMNASGARGSADQIKQLAGMRGLMAKPQKKITGGFGEIIEQPIIANFREGLTMLEYFISTHGARKGLADTALKTADAGYLTRRLVDVAQDIVVTTPDCGTLRGVEISALKEGEKTIEGLAERIVGRTAAEDIIDGAGALIAEAGAVINRDLANLIEESGIQSVLMRSVLSCESRHGICALCYGYHLSENKLVDIGEPVGVIAAQSIGEPGTQLTLRTFHIGGTASRIVEQTVKQAAANGKIVFNDEVVLVKNDSGEHVSIGRKGEIALVLDTGITRSQMTVPYGAVVRVKDGEKVKVGDPIFEWDPFADFILSESQGIVSYSGIVEGLTLSVDLDEKTRMKQPVIVESADKSVHPAIQVMNAKTGKKMAEYILPTGAFLLVQDGETVGSGTQLAKIPREVSQSGDITGGLPRVAELFEARKPRDCATVTEIDGIVEFRGTTRGQRKIAVVGEHGVEKEYTIPHGRHVRTYEGEHVLAGDRLTEGPINPMDILSIKGVAEVQKYLVNAVQEVYRLQGVKINDKHIEIIVSRMLRKVLILNPGDSPFLEDEQVSKQDVEEYNKKTARKNLELRAKGEPELEQVVFEPLLLGITKASLTTDSFISAASFQETTRVLTDAATRGKRDELRSLKENVIMGHLISAGTGLVDFKHLTVQEPAEEDDRIIRGIHDHELAQAAAAEMALQMEAELEAGAGE
- the rpoB gene encoding DNA-directed RNA polymerase subunit beta, which gives rise to MRKPSVDKFTGRLNYSKILHDESMPNLLAVQLDSYNEFLQVGTKQEERDMRGIEGVFQTIFPIESTRGNLIMEYISFKTGEPKYGIDECQERGLTFSVPLKVKLRLVVKEENEGGAGEMMIRDIQEQEVYLGELPMITDKGTFLINGAERVIVSQLHRSPGVFFSDETHPNGRRLFRARIIPYRGSWVEFTTDINNLLYVHIDRKRKQPATMLLRALGFHTNEEIISLFHEIETVKLTKPGTKKYQELEETLEGRILAGDLTRDGEEEPFAKAGAIIDALLRETILNSGVKEFKLVAAGEVTLNEPSLILNTLRKDPSRTQDEALRRFYSLLRPGDPPNEEVAKALFERLFFNEKRYDLAEVGRYKMNRRLSLDVDPKCTTLTPADFLAITHEMIGLFLGKREIDDIDHFGNRRIRSVGELLANQFSVGLSRMARIIKERMNLADKEKPLSPADLVNARTVSAVIQSFFGSSQLSQFMDQTNPLSELTHKRRLSALGPGGLHRDRAGFEVRDVHYTHYGRMCPVETPEGPNIGLIASLATHARINSFGFIESPYRRVEKGLVTLKTEYLTADQEDTVTIAQANADMDDNGHFVAKRVLARFRGEYPMAKPEELDYMDVSPKQIVSAAASLIPFLEHDDANRALMGCNMQRQAVPLLRTDAPIVGTGMEKKVAIDSGAVVVAESAGVVEAATADAIVIKYDDPDQVRSGSFFDANGVVEYKLRKFRRSNQDTCYNQKPLVRPGDRVTAGQPIADGPSTSQGELALGRNLLVAFMPWGGYNFEDAILVSERAVKEDTFTSLHIEEFELQVRDTKRGVEEVTREIPNVGEEALKNLDEDGVIYPGARVRPGDIMVGKVTPKGETELSPEEKLLRAIFGEKAGDVKDASLKAPPGMDGIVVDVSVFSRQDRNTRSKKEEKRQMDALRRRRDRDRGKVNAVAEERLRELFNGETAHHIIDANTGEVLVKSGRKLTGQVIEEMDLATIHWGLPLVKDEKQDARIRSVFEAAARERERIDVEYEKNVERALRGDELPPGVVKLVKVYVARKRKLSVGDKMAGRHGNKGVVSKIMAEEDMPYLADGTPMDIVLNPLGVPSRMNLGQILETHLGYAAFAKGIRAMTPVFDGASIEEIKAGLVEEGLDPSGKSTLYDGRTGERFDKQVTVGIMYILKLHHLVEEKIHARSIGPYSLVTQQPLGGKAQFGGQRFGEMEVWALEAYGAANCLQEMLTVKSDDVTGRSRIYEAIVKGENPPEPGIPESFNVLMRELQSLCLDVTLEDAV